Proteins encoded in a region of the Populus nigra chromosome 3, ddPopNigr1.1, whole genome shotgun sequence genome:
- the LOC133688072 gene encoding small ribosomal subunit protein uS7-like, with product MAEAAVVAPPNPEVIQPHHDVKLFNRWTFEDITVNDISLADYIGVQAKHATYVPHTAGRYSVKRFRKAQCPIVERLTNSLQMHGRNNGKKLKAVTIIKHAMEIIHLLTDQNPVQVIVDAVVNSGPREDATRIGSAGVVRRQAVDISPLRRVNQALYLLTTGAREAAFRNIKTIAECLADELINAAKGSSNSYAIKKKDEIERVAKANR from the exons ATGGCAGAAGCAGCTGTGGTGGCTCCACCAAACCCGGAAGTTATTCAGCCACACCACGATGTCAAGCTCTTCAATCGCTGGACTTTCGAGGATATTACC GTAAATGACATTTCTCTTGCTGACTATATTGGAGTCCAAGCTAAGCATGCTACATATGTCCCACACACAGCTGGGAGATACTCTGTCAAGCGTTTCAGGAAGGCCCAATGCCCAATTGTTGAAAGGCTTACAAACTCACTGCAGATGCATGGCAGAAACAACGGAAAGAAACTGAAGGCTGTGACCATTATCAAACATGCTATGGAGATCATTCACCTTTTGACTGACCAGAACCCAGTCCAAGTTATTGTTGATGCTGTTGTCAACAG TGGGCCCCGTGAAGATGCTACTCGTATTGGCTCAGCTGGTGTTGTCAGGCGTCAGGCTGTTGATATTTCACCTCTTAGACGTGTAAACCAAGCCTTGTATCTCCTTACCACTGGTGCTCGTGAGGCTGCTTTTAGGAACATCAAGACCATAGCTGAATGCTTGGCTGATGAACTTATCAATGCAGCCAAGGGTTCCTCAAacag cTATGCCATCAAGAagaaggatgagattgaaagaGTTGCCAAGGCCAACCGTTGA